The following proteins are encoded in a genomic region of Deltaproteobacteria bacterium PRO3:
- a CDS encoding 4Fe-4S dicluster domain-containing protein gives MSETPEVKSETPADPNAWVPNFTLPKAAEGKEVLVASCPPEEEYKKVKLKKKPKTVAVVDEDSCVGCEYCVHVCPIPNCLALVSREDNPAQIETTCVVNEDTCIACRNCETACPYDAIHVVKREEIEQWKHSVNLPKLAVGEE, from the coding sequence ATGTCCGAAACTCCCGAAGTCAAAAGCGAAACGCCCGCCGACCCCAATGCCTGGGTGCCCAATTTCACCCTGCCCAAGGCGGCCGAGGGCAAAGAAGTCTTAGTGGCCTCCTGTCCCCCGGAAGAGGAGTACAAGAAGGTCAAGCTCAAGAAGAAGCCGAAGACCGTCGCCGTGGTCGACGAGGACTCCTGCGTGGGCTGCGAGTACTGCGTCCACGTCTGCCCCATCCCCAACTGCCTGGCCCTGGTTTCCCGCGAGGACAACCCGGCCCAGATCGAGACCACCTGCGTGGTCAACGAGGACACCTGCATCGCCTGCCGCAACTGCGAGACCGCCTGCCCCTACGACGCCATCCACGTGGTCAAACGCGAGGAGATCGAGCAGTGGAAGCACTCGGTCAACCTGCCCAAGCTGGCGGTGGGCGAAGAATAA
- a CDS encoding symmetrical bis(5'-nucleosyl)-tetraphosphatase, which yields MSTYAIGDIQGCFLTLQRLLERIAFDPARDRLWLVGDLVNRGPRSLEVLRWARGLGESVVAVLGNHDLHLLARAAGVTHARRRDSLEQVLQAADREDLLDWLRHRPLLHREGDHALVHGGLDPSWTLEESEGLAREAEAALRGPRGREALAAVYAGRPERWEGSATGTQRLQSTLHILTRIRVCHPDGRIDFAFKGEPEAAPEGFLPWYEIPGRKSRGATLVFGHWAALGLRLMPGALALDSGCAWGRELSALRLEDRAVFQQPCLDLTTS from the coding sequence ATGTCCACTTATGCCATCGGCGACATCCAGGGCTGCTTCCTCACGCTGCAAAGGCTGCTCGAGCGCATTGCCTTCGATCCGGCTCGCGACCGCCTCTGGCTGGTCGGCGACCTCGTCAACCGCGGCCCGCGCTCGCTCGAAGTGCTGCGCTGGGCCCGCGGCCTGGGCGAGAGCGTCGTCGCGGTCCTGGGCAACCACGACCTGCACCTGCTGGCCCGTGCCGCCGGGGTGACCCACGCCAGACGCCGCGACAGCCTGGAACAGGTCCTTCAAGCCGCCGACCGCGAAGACTTGCTCGACTGGCTGCGGCATCGGCCGCTGCTGCACCGCGAGGGAGACCACGCCTTGGTGCACGGCGGCCTCGATCCCTCTTGGACCTTGGAAGAGTCGGAAGGCCTGGCGCGCGAGGCCGAAGCCGCCCTGCGCGGCCCGCGTGGCCGCGAGGCCTTGGCCGCGGTCTACGCCGGGCGTCCTGAGCGTTGGGAGGGCTCGGCCACCGGCACGCAGCGCTTGCAATCCACCCTGCACATCCTCACACGGATCCGCGTCTGCCACCCGGACGGCCGCATCGACTTCGCCTTCAAGGGAGAGCCCGAGGCGGCGCCCGAGGGATTCCTGCCCTGGTACGAGATCCCGGGCCGCAAGAGCCGCGGGGCCACCCTCGTCTTCGGCCACTGGGCGGCCCTGGGCCTGCGCCTGATGCCGGGCGCCCTCGCCCTGGACAGCGGCTGCGCCTGGGGCCGGGAGCTGAGCGCCCTGCGCCTGGAAGACCGCGCGGTCTTTCAGCAGCCCTGTCTCGACCTCACCACTTCTTGA
- a CDS encoding DMT family protein, producing the protein MATIILLTISNVFMTFAWYGHLKFREVPLWKVIIISWGIAFLEYCFQVPANRIGSYQYNGAQLKTIQEVITLVVFGIFSVLYLKEPFKWNYAVGFACLVAAVFFIFKKW; encoded by the coding sequence ATGGCGACCATCATCTTGCTGACCATTTCCAACGTCTTCATGACCTTCGCCTGGTACGGGCACCTCAAGTTCCGCGAGGTCCCGCTCTGGAAGGTTATTATCATCAGCTGGGGCATCGCCTTTTTGGAATACTGCTTCCAGGTGCCGGCCAATCGGATCGGTTCTTACCAGTACAACGGCGCCCAGTTGAAGACCATCCAGGAGGTCATCACCCTCGTCGTCTTCGGGATCTTCTCGGTGCTTTATCTGAAAGAGCCCTTCAAGTGGAATTACGCGGTCGGCTTCGCCTGCCTGGTCGCCGCGGTCTTCTTCATCTTCAAGAAGTGGTGA